From the Xiphophorus maculatus strain JP 163 A chromosome 20, X_maculatus-5.0-male, whole genome shotgun sequence genome, one window contains:
- the aldh4a1 gene encoding delta-1-pyrroline-5-carboxylate dehydrogenase, mitochondrial isoform X2, with protein MSGTTGFRTFPGLAVEVKNEPILGFEAGSPERAELQKALNGLKGRTEEVPCVVGDELVWTKDVRYQLSPFNHSHKVAKFCYADKELIDKAIQASLVARREWDLKPVQDRAQILFKAADVISGPKRAEILAKTMIGQGKTVVQAEIDAAAELIDFFRFNAKHAVELEAQQPISTKESTNTALYRGLEGFVAAVAPFNFTAIGGNLAGTPTLMGNVVLWKPSDTAVSASYAVYRVLRECGLPPNIIQFLPADGPVFGDAVTSSPHLAGINFTGSVPTFKRLWKQVAQNIDIYRTFPRLAGECGGKNFHFVHSSADVRSVVLGTIRSAFEYGGQKCSACSRMYVPDSSWPQIREQLLDIHKDIRVGDPVEDFSTFFSAVIDDKSFARIKRWLDHAKSSSNLSIIAGGNCDDSKGYFVEPTIIVTKDPQDPIMNEEIFGPVLTVYVYPEKNYAEVLRLVDNTSPYALTGSVFAHDQKVIDEAARVLRNAAGNYYVNDKSTGSVVAQQPFGGARASGTNDKPGGPHYVLRWTSPRMVKQTHVPLTEWKYPYMG; from the exons GACGGAGGAGGTTCCCTGTGTAGTAGGAGATGAACTGGTTTGGACCAAAGACGTCCGGTACCAGCTGTCT cCTTTCAACCACTCTCACAAGGTGGCAAAGTTCTGCTACGCTGACAAG GAGCTGATTGATAAGGCCATCCAGGCGTCGCTGGTGGCCCGGAGGGAATGGGACCTGAAACCCGTCCAGGACCGGGCCCAGATCCTGTTCAAGGCTGCCGACGTCATCAGCGGGCCCAAGAGGGCCGAGATCCTGGCCAAGACCATGATCGGACAG GGTAAAACAGTGGTCCAGGCAGAGATCGACGCCGCTGCGGAACTCATCGACTTCTTCCGGTTCAATGCCAAGCACGCCGTGGAGCTGGAGgcccagcagccaatcagcaccaaggagaGCACCAACACTGCGCTGTACAGGGGGCTGGAG GGCTTCGTAGCAGCAGTGGCGCCGTTTAACTTCACCGCCATCGGGGGAAACCTGGCAGGAACACCTACTCTCATG GGTAACGTGGTTCTGTGGAAGCCCAGTGATACGGCGGTCTCGGCCAGCTATGCGGTCTACCGAGTCCTGCGCGAGTGCGGCCTGCCGCCCAACATCATCCAGTTCCTGCCGGCCGACGGCCCGGTGTTTGGCGACGCCGTCACTTCCTCCCCGCACCTGGCAGGGATCAACTTCACTGGCAGCGTGCC GACCTTCAAGCGTCTGTGGAAGCAGGTGGCCCAGAACATAGACATCTACCGAACGTTTCCGCGCCTGGCTGGAG AGTGCGGCGGGAAGAACTTCCATTTTGTGCACTCATCTGCGGACGTCCGGAGCGTGGTGTTGGGGACGATCCGCTCGGCCTTCGAGTATGGCGGCCAGAAATGCTCGGCCTGCTCCAGGATGTACGTTCCCGACAGCAGCTGGCCACAGATCAGAGAGCAGTTGTTGGACATCCACAAGGACATCCGAGTGGGAGAC CCTGTCGAGGACTTCAGCACTTTCTTCTCTGCCGTCATAGACGATAAG TCCTTCGCTAGAATCAAGAGATGGTTGGACCACGCCAAGTCCTCCTCGAACCTCAGCATCATCGCCGGAGGAAACTGTGACGACAGCAAAGGTTACTTTGTGGAGCCGACGATTATTGTGACCAAAGACCCTCAGGACCCAATCATGAACGAG GAGATCTTTGGGCCGGTTCTGACCGTGTACGTCTATCCAGAGAAGAACTACGCTGAGGTTCTGCGGCTGGTTGATAACACATCACCATACGCTCTGACCGGATCCGTGTTCGCCCATGACCA GAAGGTGATTGATGAGGCCGCCAGAGTCCTGAGGAACGCCGCTGGGAATTATTACGTCAACGATAAATCTACCGGATCCGTTGTGGCCCAGCAGCCGTTTGGAGGAGCCAGAGCTTCAG GTACCAACGATAAGCCAGGCGGTCCTCACTACGTCCTGAGGTGGACGTCTCCCCGGATGGTGAAGCAGACTCATGTTCCCCTCACAGAGTGGAAGTACCCATATATGGGCTGA
- the aldh4a1 gene encoding delta-1-pyrroline-5-carboxylate dehydrogenase, mitochondrial isoform X1, translating to MLRVRVLLGRSWRGFRTFPGLAVEVKNEPILGFEAGSPERAELQKALNGLKGRTEEVPCVVGDELVWTKDVRYQLSPFNHSHKVAKFCYADKELIDKAIQASLVARREWDLKPVQDRAQILFKAADVISGPKRAEILAKTMIGQGKTVVQAEIDAAAELIDFFRFNAKHAVELEAQQPISTKESTNTALYRGLEGFVAAVAPFNFTAIGGNLAGTPTLMGNVVLWKPSDTAVSASYAVYRVLRECGLPPNIIQFLPADGPVFGDAVTSSPHLAGINFTGSVPTFKRLWKQVAQNIDIYRTFPRLAGECGGKNFHFVHSSADVRSVVLGTIRSAFEYGGQKCSACSRMYVPDSSWPQIREQLLDIHKDIRVGDPVEDFSTFFSAVIDDKSFARIKRWLDHAKSSSNLSIIAGGNCDDSKGYFVEPTIIVTKDPQDPIMNEEIFGPVLTVYVYPEKNYAEVLRLVDNTSPYALTGSVFAHDQKVIDEAARVLRNAAGNYYVNDKSTGSVVAQQPFGGARASGTNDKPGGPHYVLRWTSPRMVKQTHVPLTEWKYPYMG from the exons GACGGAGGAGGTTCCCTGTGTAGTAGGAGATGAACTGGTTTGGACCAAAGACGTCCGGTACCAGCTGTCT cCTTTCAACCACTCTCACAAGGTGGCAAAGTTCTGCTACGCTGACAAG GAGCTGATTGATAAGGCCATCCAGGCGTCGCTGGTGGCCCGGAGGGAATGGGACCTGAAACCCGTCCAGGACCGGGCCCAGATCCTGTTCAAGGCTGCCGACGTCATCAGCGGGCCCAAGAGGGCCGAGATCCTGGCCAAGACCATGATCGGACAG GGTAAAACAGTGGTCCAGGCAGAGATCGACGCCGCTGCGGAACTCATCGACTTCTTCCGGTTCAATGCCAAGCACGCCGTGGAGCTGGAGgcccagcagccaatcagcaccaaggagaGCACCAACACTGCGCTGTACAGGGGGCTGGAG GGCTTCGTAGCAGCAGTGGCGCCGTTTAACTTCACCGCCATCGGGGGAAACCTGGCAGGAACACCTACTCTCATG GGTAACGTGGTTCTGTGGAAGCCCAGTGATACGGCGGTCTCGGCCAGCTATGCGGTCTACCGAGTCCTGCGCGAGTGCGGCCTGCCGCCCAACATCATCCAGTTCCTGCCGGCCGACGGCCCGGTGTTTGGCGACGCCGTCACTTCCTCCCCGCACCTGGCAGGGATCAACTTCACTGGCAGCGTGCC GACCTTCAAGCGTCTGTGGAAGCAGGTGGCCCAGAACATAGACATCTACCGAACGTTTCCGCGCCTGGCTGGAG AGTGCGGCGGGAAGAACTTCCATTTTGTGCACTCATCTGCGGACGTCCGGAGCGTGGTGTTGGGGACGATCCGCTCGGCCTTCGAGTATGGCGGCCAGAAATGCTCGGCCTGCTCCAGGATGTACGTTCCCGACAGCAGCTGGCCACAGATCAGAGAGCAGTTGTTGGACATCCACAAGGACATCCGAGTGGGAGAC CCTGTCGAGGACTTCAGCACTTTCTTCTCTGCCGTCATAGACGATAAG TCCTTCGCTAGAATCAAGAGATGGTTGGACCACGCCAAGTCCTCCTCGAACCTCAGCATCATCGCCGGAGGAAACTGTGACGACAGCAAAGGTTACTTTGTGGAGCCGACGATTATTGTGACCAAAGACCCTCAGGACCCAATCATGAACGAG GAGATCTTTGGGCCGGTTCTGACCGTGTACGTCTATCCAGAGAAGAACTACGCTGAGGTTCTGCGGCTGGTTGATAACACATCACCATACGCTCTGACCGGATCCGTGTTCGCCCATGACCA GAAGGTGATTGATGAGGCCGCCAGAGTCCTGAGGAACGCCGCTGGGAATTATTACGTCAACGATAAATCTACCGGATCCGTTGTGGCCCAGCAGCCGTTTGGAGGAGCCAGAGCTTCAG GTACCAACGATAAGCCAGGCGGTCCTCACTACGTCCTGAGGTGGACGTCTCCCCGGATGGTGAAGCAGACTCATGTTCCCCTCACAGAGTGGAAGTACCCATATATGGGCTGA
- the ascl5 gene encoding achaete-scute homolog 5, whose amino-acid sequence MSSAFSQSLFDRFAASPPAGREDRSRTQHSESLSASVPFLFYPPTVDPAALSLYKGPLRGPAGILPYLSPFHHHGHFSVYECPFEPAFIQKRNERERQRVKCVNQGYAKLRDHLPGHSADKRLSKVETLRAAIRYIKYLQRLVDMEEDGREGAEPGSGTPSGPDRGGEMQAC is encoded by the coding sequence ATGAGCTCCGCCTTCTCTCAGTCGCTCTTCGACCGTTTCGCTgcgtcgccccctgctggccgggAGGACCGGAGCAGGACTCAGCACTCAGAGTCTCTGTCGGCCTCTGTCCCCTTCCTGTTCTACCCTCCCACGGTGGACCCCGCTGCCCTCAGCCTTTACAAGGGCCCCTTGAGGGGTCCCGCCGGCATCCTGCCCTACCTGTCCCCCTTCCACCACCATGGGCACTTCAGCGTCTATGAGTGTCCGTTCGAGCCGGCGTTCATCCAGAAGCGTAACGAGCGCGAGAGGCAGCGCGTCAAATGCGTGAACCAGGGCTACGCCAAGCTGCGGGACCACCTGCCGGGCCACAGCGCCGACAAGAGGCTCAGCAAGGTGGAGACGCTGCGAGCCGCCATCAGGTACATCAAGTACCTGCAGAGGCTGGTGGACATGGAGGAAGACGGGCGTGAAGGGGCGGAGCCAGGCAGTGGGACGCCTTCTGGCCCGGACAGGGGCGGAGAGATGCAGGCGTGTTGA
- the LOC102218496 gene encoding protein phosphatase 1 regulatory subunit 15B-like has translation MFRNFYTEGRLSDGPPSSAPFGVASVGFDGQESSWIGLLSRPALSLLRKVRRWSAAPAELSNSFIGEEREILRQLNEIIPHHLSFTQCPHDGAAGQLEPGLASSVPWLSAVPVRHVGTELQPQVGYFSVRGLLGSQEAAGGKAWAVSPAGKSGPWWGSFLRRGDIQEEGAESQTNRPPEAESSGPPQQLNNADTVQNMAARPGPEQDQGYHSLEEELTQQGTRSPLTEEQQTQMEPVPEEPEAEEVLSAPQCGNKSIAFIMGLPCSDDDDSSQSESGSDDDDGFDSEGSSDLTSDEDEDDEASDSDSEPDRDSERLWSSFSHSIDPYNPQSFTASLHTGRCPRADPDPAQADPVPSHAASPPSSQDTWDDSASASEADEAESLRLLRSFSSSSDPYSPLNFQAPLRTQGPTGPPSRTRSRTSPQTGQQNLAAPPEYRREEAEERLDSGFAEAAASNRSTKKVRFCDEVEEFFASCGEEEDRRGPWEELARDRCRFRRRCQEVEHSIGFCLAPAHRRRVYQGLSAPSDS, from the exons ATGTTCAGAAACTTTTACACTGAAGGACGTTTATCTGACGGCCCTCCTTCATCTGCCCCTTTCGGGGTCGCCTCGGTGGGATTTGATGGCCAGGAAAGCTCGTGGATCGGCCTCCTGTCGAGGCCCGCGCTATCGCTGCTGCGGAAGGTTCGGCGGTGGAGCGCGGCTCCCGCGGAGCTCAGCAACAGCTTCATCGGCGAGGAAAGGGAGATTTTACGGCAGCTGAATGAAATAATCCCGCATCATCTCAGCTTCACGCAGTGTCCACATGACGGAGCAGCCGGCCAGCTGGAACCGGGACTCGCCAGCTCTGTGCCCTGGCTGAGCGCGGTGCCGGTGCGGCATGTCGGGACGGAGCTCCAGCCACAGGTCGGGTACTTCTCCGTCCGGGGGCTGCTGGGCTCCCAGGAGGCCGCTGGAGGGAAGGCCTGGGCGGTGAGCCCCGCCGGGAAGAGCGGGCCGTGGTGGGGCAGCTTTCTGCGGAGGGGGGACATCCAAGAGGAGGGGGCAGAGTCCCAAACAAACCGCCCCCCTGAGGCAGAAAGCTCTGGACCCCCCCAGCAGCTCAACAATGCAGACACAGTCCAGAACATGGCGGCTCGGCCTGGACCCGAACAAGACCAGGGCTACCACAGCCTGGAGGAGGAGCTTACCCAGCAGGGCACCAGGAGCCCCCTGACAGAGGAGCAGCAGACTCAGATGGAGCCGGTGCCAGAAGAACCAGAAGCAGAGGAGGTTCTGTCAGCGCCTCAGTGTGGAAACAAATCCATCGCCTTCATCATGGGGCTGCCCTGCAGCGACGACGACGACAGCAGCCAGTCCGAGTCTGgctctgatgatgatgatgggttCGACAGCGAAGGTTCCTCAGATCTAACCtctgatgaagatgaggatgatgaggCGTCGGACTCGGACAGTGAACCCGACCGGGACTCGGAGCGTCTCTGGAGCTCCTTTAGCCACAGCATTGACCCCTACAACCCGCAGAGCTTCACCGCTTCGCTGCACACGGGCCGCTGCCCTCGGGCTGACCCCGACCCCGCCCAGGCTGACCCCGTGCCCTCCCACGCTGCCTCCCCCCCCTCCAGCCAGGACACCTGGGACGACTCAGCGTCGGCGAGCGAGGCGGATGAGGCGGAGAGCCTCCGCCTGCTGCGctccttcagcagctcctctgACCCCTACAGCCCCCTGAACTTCCAGGCTCCACTCAGGACTCAAGGGCCCACCGGGCCCCCCTCCAGAACCAGGAGTAGAACCAGTCCACAGACCGGCCAACAGAACCTGGCAGCGCCACCCGAGTACAGGAGGGAGGAGGCCGAGGAGAGACTGGACAGCGGCTTCGCTGAGGCCGCTGCCTCCAACCGGAGCACCAAGAAG GTCCGGTTCTGTGACGAGGTGGAGGAGTTCTTCGCCAGCTGCGGTGAGGAGGAGGACCGGCGCGGCCCGTGGGAGGAGCTGGCCCGGGACCGCTGCCGGTTCCGGCGCCGCTGCCAGGAAGTGGAGCACAGCATCGGGTTCTGCCTGGCGCCTGCGCATCGCCGTCGGGTCTACCAGGGACTTTCTGCCCCCTCTGACTCCTGA